The Anabaena sp. WA102 genome contains a region encoding:
- a CDS encoding type II toxin-antitoxin system RelE family toxin, translated as MSERYTLRIAKTAEKDLLDLQPKQYKQVVSKILSLQGNPRPQDYAALKGYQGGYRIDQGEYRILYTIDDDNKLVDVFRVGKRNDDEVYKNL; from the coding sequence ATGAGTGAACGTTATACATTGAGGATTGCGAAAACTGCGGAAAAAGATTTATTAGACTTACAACCAAAACAATATAAACAAGTTGTATCAAAAATTCTCTCCCTTCAAGGTAATCCTCGTCCTCAAGACTATGCAGCTTTAAAAGGTTATCAAGGTGGTTATCGTATTGATCAGGGTGAATACAGAATTTTGTACACCATTGATGATGATAATAAATTAGTTGATGTTTTTCGGGTTGGTAAACGTAATGATGATGAAGTTTATAAAAACTTGTAA
- the vapC gene encoding type II toxin-antitoxin system tRNA(fMet)-specific endonuclease VapC produces MKYLLDSNVCIQYLNQRSEKIIQRLQDLSDIDIVVCSIVKAELFYGAMRTHNPAKTLQKQQEFLDRFVSLYFDDECAVIYGEIRSKLAAKGTPIGNNDLHIAAIAIANNLTLITHNTREFSRIDNLKLEDWEI; encoded by the coding sequence ATGAAATATTTATTAGATAGTAATGTTTGTATTCAATATCTTAATCAAAGATCAGAAAAGATTATTCAGCGTCTTCAAGATTTATCCGATATAGATATAGTAGTTTGTTCTATTGTCAAAGCTGAATTATTTTATGGTGCAATGAGAACTCATAATCCTGCGAAAACTCTGCAAAAGCAGCAGGAATTTTTAGACCGTTTTGTTTCTTTGTATTTTGATGATGAATGTGCTGTAATTTATGGTGAAATTCGTAGTAAATTGGCTGCTAAAGGTACTCCTATAGGAAATAATGATTTACATATTGCTGCTATTGCGATCGCTAATAATTTAACTTTAATTACTCACAATACTAGAGAATTTAGTAGAATTGACAATTTAAAATTAGAAGATTGGGAGATTTAG
- a CDS encoding type II toxin-antitoxin system Phd/YefM family antitoxin, which produces MSVISASEARANFPDIMNRAEYRGERILIQRHGKAAVAIISIEDLKLLEAIEDAIDSAKLRRAVEENEGFTTIEEIIAKYPNE; this is translated from the coding sequence ATGTCTGTCATCAGTGCAAGTGAAGCGCGTGCTAATTTTCCCGATATTATGAACCGTGCAGAATATCGTGGAGAAAGAATTTTAATTCAGCGTCATGGTAAAGCTGCGGTAGCGATAATTAGCATTGAAGATTTAAAACTATTAGAAGCAATAGAAGATGCAATAGATTCGGCTAAATTGCGACGTGCAGTAGAAGAAAACGAAGGATTTACCACCATAGAAGAAATAATAGCTAAATATCCCAATGAGTGA